In a single window of the Arachis hypogaea cultivar Tifrunner chromosome 6, arahy.Tifrunner.gnm2.J5K5, whole genome shotgun sequence genome:
- the LOC112805622 gene encoding uncharacterized protein — protein sequence MCCNGGKVSLPRVNAPQELLEIFLDPSAEGNHFRKHIRGYNHVFSFTSCGVHIDEQLAITGRGIYTFRAQGSIYHSIGGFHPDQGTRPRFLQLYIYDTDHELQNRMLENTQLHETLVFKLQQLLHRYNPFLHVFRQFAQRSDVHECSLVIRERPANQPQYSLPTASQVAAIIVGDDVETMIRGRDIKVQTHASSLRRIQEFVGYYDPLQYPLLFPFGTHGWDINTRSQSGGKVSCRTYNSYMLQIRPDDHSTVLQAGRLLQQYVVDNYVKIETGKLRWVRNRQKKLRAELYQGLQDALHTGETNAENVGRKRTILPSSFIGSRRDMTQRYEDGMAIVLKEGKPDIFLTMTCNPSWTEITSELNPVQTPQDRLDLTTRIF from the exons ATGTGCTGTAATGGGGGAAAAGTCTCTCTTCCCCGAGTAAATGCTCCTCAGGAATTGCTTGAAATCTTCTTGGACCCCTCTGCAGAAggaaaccattttagaaaacatatTCGTGGATACAATCATGTATTTTCCTTCACTTCGTGTGGTGTGCACATAGACGAACAACTGGCTATAACAGGTCGTGGTATATATACATTTCGTGCTCAAGGCTCAATATATCACAGTATAGGAGGATTTCATCCGGATCAGGGTACGCGGCCACGGTTTTTGCAACTGTACATATATGATACTGATCACGAGTTGCAGAATAGGATGCTGGAGAACACACAACTACatgaaacattagttttcaagttACAACAATTGCTACACCGGTATAATCCTTTTCTCCATGTGTTTCGCCAGTTTGCACAACGGTCAGATGTACATGAGTGTAGTTTGGTCATTAGAGAGCGACCTGCTAATCAGCCACAATATAGTCTTCCAACTGCGTCGCAGGTAGCAGCCATAATTGTTGGTGATGACGTTGAAACAATGATTCGTGGGCGAGATATTAAGGTGCAAACTCATGCTAGTAGCCTACGAAGGATTCAGGAATTCGTTGGCTATTACGATCCACTAcaatatcctcttctttttccatTTGGAACTCATGGATGGGATATCAATACCCGAAGTCAAAGTGGCGGCAAAGTATCGTGCCGAACATATAATAGTTATATGCTCCAG ATCCGCCCCGATGATCATTCCACCGTATTGCAAGCAGGACGACTACTACAACAATATGTTGTTGATAACTATGTGAAAATTGAAACCGGAAAGTTAAGATGGGTTCGAAATAGACAGAAGAAATTACGGGCTGAATTATACCAAGGTTTACAAGATGCTTTGCACACAGGAGAAACTAATGCAG AAAatgttggaagaaaaagaacaataTTACCATCGTCGTTCATTGGTAGCCGTCGCGACATGACCCAACGATATGAAGATGGAATGGCGATTGTTCTTAAAGAGGGAAAGCCAGATATTTTTCTCACAATGACATGCAATCCATCTTGGACTGAAATAACTTCAGAACTCAACCCAGTTCAAACTCCACAAGATCGTCTAGATCTAACAACAAGAATTTTTTGA
- the LOC112805621 gene encoding uncharacterized protein, whose protein sequence is MLLILENNDKLIDPEHYDSLVRAEIPSKEVEPHLHDAVLKHMIHGPCGTLDQSSPCMKNGKCKRNYPKEFAAETRRGDDSYPQYRRRFDTPVQINQNVTVDNRWVVPYNPWLLLKYDCHINVEICSSIKSIKYLYKYCYKGPDWVAMEVHNSSNVDEVQQFVDARWIAAPEACWRIFKFNLYPMYPSVERLQIHLPNQHQVSFYDHQTIPEILNDDYFSRTMLTEFFALNREEDQQSRHLLYRKIPEYYTWHNKEKEWRRRKTQRRSIGRIYTVSPSEGEKFYLRILLSNVRGPISWDDLLTVNGIQYSSFKQSAQHRGLLESDSSIRECLVEASVLRLPCALRRLFATILIFCEPTDVRSLWDEYFSYMVDDYPSTSTTTALVFTNRLLRDINDILLQHGKQITQYDLSALTHENDNDNSIPRVIQEELSVEVPREDLCSVTRLNNDLSKAFKCIMNTIDRRESGVFFVDGSGGSGIAATLLPGGRTAHSRFKIPINAEPSSICNISKQSDLAKLIRQTTTIIWDEAPMANKESVQSLDRTLRDILANDMPFGEKVMVMGGDFRQVLPVVPKGSKSQMISASIVKSQLWASTKILHLRQNMRSSNDHVFAEYLMRIGDGIEPTIHEDFVRIQANMAIPWEGETSLHKLIEEIFPNLQSHGWDASYMVERAILTPKNHDVQQLNDIIINQFPGEERNLVSFDEVEGDANNLYQQEYLNSVSTGGLPPHVLKFFKAQESIDKEMYEELLKIFSRHKKDSSNTDPYFGLPLKKKDL, encoded by the exons ATGTTGCTAATCTTAGAAAACAATGACAAGTTAATTGACCCGGAGCATTATGATAGTTTGGTACGTGCAGAGATACCATCTAAAGAAGTAGAACCACACCTACATGATGCTGTGCTAAAACATATGATTCATGGTCCTTGCGGTACACTTGATCAATCTTCACCCTGCATGAAAAATGGCAAATGTAAACGCAACTACCCAAAAGAGTTCGCAGCAGAAACACGAAGAGGTGACGACTCATATCCGCAATATAGGCGACGATTCGACACTCCAGTACAAATTAACCAAAATGTCACGGTTGACAATAGATGGGTAGTTCCGTACAACCCTTGGCTACTACTAAAGTATGATTGCCATATTAATGTTGAGATATGTAGTAGTATCAAGAGTATAAAGTATCTCTACAAATATTGCTACAAGGGTCCAGACTGGGTTGCAATGGAAGTTCACAACAGTTCTAATGTTGACGAGGTCCAACAGTTTGTTGATGCAAGATGGATTGCTGCTCCAGAGGCATGTTggagaatatttaaatttaaccTTTACCCAATGTATCCATCAGTGGAAAGGTTACAAATTCATTTGCCAAATCAACATCAAGTGAGCTTCTATGATCACCAAACCATTCCTGAAATACTTAATGATGATTATTTCTCTAGAACAATGCTCACTGAGTTCTTTGCTCTAAATCGTGAGGAGGACCAACAATCTAGGCATCTTTTGTACAGGAAAATTCCAGAGTATTACACTTGGCACAACAAGGAAAAGGAATGGCGTCGGCGCAAGACACAGAGGAGATCCATCGGTAGAATTTATACTGTATCACCTTCAGAAGGAGAAAAATTCTATTTGCGTATTCTGTTATCTAATGTTAGAGGACCAATCAGTTGGGATGACTTGCTAACAGTGAATGGGATCCAATATTCGTCCTTCAAGCAATCTGCTCAACATCGAGGATTGTTAGAGAGTGACAGTAGCATCCGTGAATGTTTGGTTGAGGCATCTGTTTTACGATTGCCATGTGCTTTACgaaggttgtttgcaaccatcttaaTATTTTGTGAGCCTACAGATGTAAGAAGCTTATGGGatgaatatttttcatatatggtGGATGATTATCCGTCAACCAGCACCACAACAGCCTTAGTGTTCACAAATCGGCTACTCAGGGATATAAATGATATACTCCTTCAGCACGGAAAACAGATTACACAATACGATTTGTCAGCTTTAACTCATGAAAATGACAATGACAACTCGATACCCAGAGTTATCCAAGAAGAACTGTCTGTCGAAGTACCCCGGGAAGACCTGTGTTCCGTAACAAGATTGAACAATGACCTGTCTAAAGCTTTCAAGTGCATTATGAATACAATTGATCGAAGAGAAAGTGGAGTGTTCTTTGTTGATGGGTCAGGAGGATCAG GAATAGCCGCAACATTATTGCCTGGGGGTCGAACAGCTCATTCTAGGTTTAAGATCCCAATTAATGCAGAACCATCATCCATTTGCAACATAAGCAAACAATCAGATCTTGCAAAGCTGATTAGACAAACAACGACAATTATCTGGGATGAAGCACCTATGGCAAATAAAGAATCGGTGCAATCATTAGACCGCACTCTGAGAGATATATTAGCAAACGATATGCCATTTGGAGAAAAAGTGATGGTGATGGGAGGAGATTTCCGCCAAGTACTGCCTGTGGTACCGAAAGGTAGTAAGTCACAAATGATTTCAGCTTCTATAGTTAAGTCTCAATTATGGGCTTCCACGAAAATTCTCCATTTGCGACAAAATATGCGATCTTCTAATGATCATGTTTTTGCTGAGTATCTTATGCGCATTGGTGATGGAATTGAACCCACCATACATGAAGACTTTGTACGGATACAAGCAAATATGGCAATTCCGTGGGAGGGTGAAACATCGTTACACAAGTTAATAGAAGAAATATTTCCAAACTTACAATCTCATGGGTGGGACGCTTCTTACATGGTAGAAAGGGCAATATTGACGCCAAAAAATCATGATGTGCAACAGCTTAATGATATAATTATCAACCAGTTTCCAGGAGAGGAACGAAATTTAGTCTCATTTGATGAAGTAGAAGGAGATGCTAATAATTTATATCAACAAGAATATCTTAACTCAGTTTCTACAGGCGGGTTGCCACCTCATGTGTTGAAG TTCTTCAAGGCTCAAGAATCTATTGATAAGGAGATGTATGAGGAATTGCTAAAGATTTTTTCTCG GCACAAGAAAGATTCTTCAAATACAGATCCGTACTTTGGTTTACCACTTAAAAAAAAAG ATTTGTAG